One genomic segment of Paenibacillus sp. FSL H8-0332 includes these proteins:
- the fsa gene encoding fructose-6-phosphate aldolase, whose amino-acid sequence MKFFLDTGNIEEIKRITRLGLVDGVTTNPSLIAKEGRLFKDVIKEIVAIVPGPVSAEVIGLTAEEMLKEAYEIAEWAPNVVIKLPMTEDGLEACYELTKKGIKTNVTLVFSAAQGLMAAKAGATYISPFVGRLDDIGVDGMKLIKDLKTILTNYDLKSEIIAASIRNIAHVEQAAIAGAHIATIPGSLLPSLWKHPLTDNGIERFLKDWEKVPQV is encoded by the coding sequence ATGAAATTTTTCTTGGATACCGGAAATATTGAGGAAATCAAACGTATTACCCGCCTCGGATTAGTGGATGGCGTAACGACGAACCCGTCGCTGATTGCCAAGGAAGGCAGATTGTTTAAGGACGTAATCAAAGAGATCGTAGCGATTGTCCCTGGTCCTGTAAGCGCTGAGGTTATCGGTCTTACGGCTGAAGAGATGCTTAAGGAAGCTTACGAGATCGCTGAATGGGCTCCGAACGTGGTCATCAAGCTGCCTATGACCGAGGATGGTCTGGAAGCTTGTTATGAATTGACCAAAAAAGGCATCAAAACCAACGTAACGCTCGTATTCTCCGCTGCTCAAGGCCTCATGGCCGCTAAGGCAGGAGCTACTTATATCAGTCCGTTCGTCGGACGTCTGGATGATATCGGTGTAGACGGCATGAAGCTGATCAAGGATCTGAAGACGATTCTGACCAACTACGACCTGAAATCCGAGATCATTGCCGCCAGTATCCGCAACATTGCCCATGTGGAGCAAGCTGCCATTGCCGGCGCTCACATCGCTACCATCCCGGGATCACTCCTGCCATCGCTCTGGAAGCACCCGCTGACCGACAATGGTATCGAACGCTTCCTCAAGGACTGGGAGAAGGTTCCACAGGTTTAA
- the hfq gene encoding RNA chaperone Hfq, whose translation MESLKLQERLLNQCISTKMPVTIFTTNGVKMQGLVTSYDAYTITLQGQGDGRQNVLFKSAVSTVVPLKPVSLK comes from the coding sequence GTGGAAAGTCTAAAATTGCAGGAACGTTTGTTGAACCAGTGCATCTCAACAAAGATGCCTGTGACGATCTTTACAACTAACGGAGTCAAAATGCAGGGACTGGTAACCTCTTATGACGCTTATACGATCACCTTGCAGGGTCAGGGTGACGGGAGACAGAATGTACTCTTCAAATCGGCAGTCTCTACCGTGGTGCCGCTGAAGCCCGTCTCACTCAAATAA
- a CDS encoding MarR family transcriptional regulator: MTLSSPQQFLGFLLGSTHRRISVSFARALKPYDITPEQWSTLLMICDRSGVSQKEVAVASAKDQPTTARIVELLLKKGFITKTANPEDRRAFQLYATAEGQALIENTIALEQQTIDMAVAGLQPQQLEDLRSMLEQIYHNTGNIHQE, encoded by the coding sequence ATGACTCTTTCCTCACCTCAGCAATTCCTCGGCTTCCTGCTGGGCTCCACCCACCGGAGAATCTCAGTAAGCTTCGCACGGGCGCTGAAGCCGTATGACATCACACCCGAGCAATGGTCCACCCTGCTGATGATCTGTGACCGCAGCGGAGTCAGCCAGAAGGAGGTTGCCGTTGCCTCCGCCAAAGACCAGCCGACCACCGCCCGGATCGTGGAGCTCCTGCTCAAGAAAGGCTTCATTACCAAAACAGCCAACCCGGAGGACCGCAGGGCGTTCCAGCTCTACGCCACCGCAGAGGGGCAGGCGTTAATCGAGAACACTATAGCACTGGAGCAGCAGACTATAGATATGGCTGTAGCCGGGTTGCAGCCGCAGCAGCTTGAAGATCTCCGCAGTATGCTGGAGCAAATCTATCACAACACCGGAAATATACATCAGGAATAG
- a CDS encoding phosphatase PAP2 family protein, whose protein sequence is MLYYHYWSRGFRWFIGFLLAFILIALLVKLGGARGFDDAVIRFVQSMESPPLTALAKGLSLVGSSKLAVGISLLTMLILFFALKHRLELALFLWVGLGSQLLNTLLKLWFHRERPTIHRLIEQAGYSFPSGHSMAAFSLYGVIAYLLWRHMHSRSERLLLILFTVLMTGGIGWSRIYLGVHYPSDVIGGYAASGAWLMLSAACFEAYRNHKSKPHNIKNARKK, encoded by the coding sequence ATGCTATATTATCATTACTGGTCCCGTGGATTCCGGTGGTTTATAGGGTTTTTGCTGGCTTTTATCCTGATTGCATTACTGGTTAAGCTGGGCGGAGCCCGGGGCTTCGACGATGCGGTGATCCGGTTCGTGCAATCGATGGAATCCCCGCCGCTGACGGCGCTGGCCAAAGGCTTATCGCTGGTCGGCTCCTCGAAGCTGGCGGTCGGGATCTCCCTGCTGACCATGCTCATACTCTTCTTCGCCCTGAAGCACCGGCTGGAGCTTGCCTTGTTCCTGTGGGTAGGCCTTGGCTCACAATTGCTGAACACGCTGCTGAAGCTGTGGTTCCACCGGGAGCGTCCCACCATCCACAGGCTGATTGAACAGGCGGGATATAGCTTCCCCAGCGGGCATTCGATGGCAGCCTTCTCGTTATATGGAGTCATTGCCTATCTGCTATGGCGGCATATGCATAGTCGGAGCGAGCGGTTACTGCTGATTCTGTTCACTGTGCTGATGACGGGGGGGATCGGCTGGAGCCGGATTTATCTGGGGGTGCATTATCCGAGTGATGTGATCGGCGGCTATGCCGCGAGCGGAGCCTGGCTGATGCTGTCGGCTGCCTGCTTCGAGGCTTACCGGAATCACAAGTCGAAGCCGCATAACATAAAGAATGCCCGGAAGAAGTAG
- a CDS encoding DUF2188 domain-containing protein yields MPWNKENYPDSLKNFTAPVRNKAVEIANALLEDGYDEGRAIAIATAQAKEWGENHDKQIRKKDH; encoded by the coding sequence ATGCCATGGAATAAGGAGAACTACCCGGATTCACTGAAGAACTTCACTGCACCTGTTCGCAACAAAGCGGTGGAGATTGCCAATGCGCTGCTGGAGGACGGATATGACGAGGGGCGGGCCATTGCCATTGCTACCGCACAAGCCAAAGAGTGGGGCGAGAATCACGATAAGCAGATCCGTAAAAAGGACCACTAA
- a CDS encoding MFS transporter, with protein sequence MNQSSERLWTTSFITLTLCNLLLFIGLQMTLSTLPAYAESALHASSVQVSLVTSLFAFSAIASRLFSARAMERGGRNLLIFLGLAISLSAVAGYYFAGSIFTLLLFRMLFGIGFGMASTAFPTMASDVIPIRRMGEGMGYFGLSTSLAMSAGPLIGLSLLQGPGFGSLLLGTAVALALILPMGFRLAKSLPGGHLEPPAVPAAAVGSNPYRRLLLPCLLNFLLSISYGGLLGFLALYGQEKHLQHIAYFFLFNAVAILVIRPLSGRIYDRFGPAALLIPGSLFIAAGLLLLSFASTTAGLFPAALCYGFGFGSMQPALQTWMIQSVEPRQRGLANGMFLNSLDLGVAIGSMLLGAVAMFTSYAVMYRYSILAPLLLLAVYLMVLVTQRSRKHKAALQG encoded by the coding sequence TTGAATCAATCATCTGAACGTCTATGGACTACATCCTTCATTACACTCACCCTTTGCAATCTTCTGCTGTTCATAGGACTGCAGATGACCTTGTCTACCCTTCCGGCTTATGCGGAAAGTGCTTTGCATGCTTCATCCGTACAGGTCAGCCTTGTCACCAGCCTGTTCGCTTTCAGTGCGATTGCCTCCCGCCTCTTCTCGGCCAGAGCCATGGAGAGAGGCGGGCGCAACCTGCTGATCTTCCTCGGCCTTGCCATTTCCTTGTCTGCGGTGGCCGGATATTATTTCGCAGGCAGCATCTTCACCCTGCTGCTATTCCGCATGCTGTTCGGCATAGGCTTCGGTATGGCCAGCACAGCGTTCCCGACCATGGCCTCCGATGTCATCCCCATCCGGCGGATGGGTGAGGGCATGGGTTACTTCGGATTATCCACCAGCCTAGCCATGTCGGCTGGCCCGCTGATCGGACTCAGCCTGCTGCAAGGACCAGGATTCGGGTCCCTGCTGCTGGGGACGGCTGTCGCGCTTGCTCTGATCCTGCCCATGGGCTTCCGCCTGGCGAAGTCACTGCCTGGCGGACATCTGGAGCCGCCCGCAGTTCCGGCTGCAGCTGTGGGAAGCAATCCTTACCGCAGGCTGCTGCTTCCCTGCCTGCTTAACTTCCTCTTATCGATCTCTTACGGCGGGCTGCTGGGCTTCCTGGCGCTCTACGGGCAAGAGAAGCACCTCCAGCATATCGCTTACTTCTTCCTGTTCAATGCCGTAGCCATCCTAGTGATCCGGCCGCTGTCCGGCAGAATCTATGACCGCTTCGGTCCGGCTGCCCTGCTCATCCCGGGAAGCCTGTTCATCGCCGCCGGCCTGCTGCTGCTGTCCTTCGCCTCTACAACGGCGGGCTTGTTCCCGGCAGCTCTATGCTACGGCTTCGGCTTCGGCTCCATGCAGCCTGCGCTCCAGACCTGGATGATCCAGTCTGTCGAGCCGCGCCAGCGCGGGTTAGCCAACGGAATGTTCCTCAACTCCCTGGATCTCGGTGTCGCCATCGGCTCCATGCTGCTCGGTGCTGTCGCCATGTTCACCAGCTACGCCGTAATGTACCGGTATTCGATCTTGGCACCTCTCCTGCTGCTCGCTGTCTATCTTATGGTACTCGTGACTCAGCGATCCCGTAAGCACAAAGCGGCCCTACAGGGATAG
- the helD gene encoding RNA polymerase recycling motor HelD: MDKHDHEWQKEQERVSGITKLLSTHIRLLSEELGLHRTDVVDMRKDFWEEVTVNFSSPDDLGETSTSLRQQAQILNERERHHLQSSKSLKKYKKLVVSPYFGRIDFSEAGDAAADTIYLGIGSLMEDNGTFLIYDWRAPISSLYYDGAPGPASYATPGGQITGTMELKRQFVIDNGEIEVMFDTGVTIGDELLQQVLSHSADDRMKSIVATIQKEQNAVIRNDRSRMLVVQGAAGSGKTSAALQRVAYLLYKYREVLQADQMLLFSPNPLFNSYVSTVLPELGEENMQQTTFQMYLEHRLGQEFQLEDVFSQTESLLNAPDGEEAFTRREGIAYKSSVAFLSAIRQYVNLLEHEGMLFKPLMFQGKAVASKEEMEHQFYSYDPGIKLANRIELMTGWLLKKIAAFGVEERSAAWVDEQIELMDNSDYQRAYNQMRRKGGGHNDSFDDYDAERILLARYVVSQRLKPLRGWTKRGRFVDVKALYSRLFEGRELIESLDTRQPLPEAWDEICAQTLAAIRSNELAYEDATPFLYLKELSQGFRTNTLIRHVIVDEVQDYSPFQLEFMRRLFPRAKMTVLGDLNQAIYAQGEVLGDLAGLVSIYGEENTEVISLTRSYRSTYEIVEFTRAMIPGGEKIVPFHRRGEEPLLTLVDSEADLLSSVEQDVLKLHAEGYHYVAVICKTAEESAQVHRELEKRLPVRLVTKETPNFQKGTLVLPAYLAKGVEFDAVIIYNGSAEKYGREHERKLFYTACTRAMHLLHIYSLGEPSPFMPAAVRETVTAGTQEK; this comes from the coding sequence TTGGATAAACATGATCACGAGTGGCAAAAGGAGCAGGAGCGGGTAAGTGGCATCACCAAGCTGCTGTCTACCCATATCCGGCTGCTGTCAGAGGAGCTGGGACTCCACCGCACGGATGTCGTGGATATGCGCAAAGACTTCTGGGAAGAGGTCACAGTGAACTTCAGCAGCCCCGACGACCTGGGGGAGACTTCGACCAGTCTGCGGCAGCAGGCACAGATTCTGAACGAACGCGAACGCCATCACCTGCAATCCAGCAAGTCGCTCAAAAAATATAAAAAGCTGGTGGTATCGCCCTATTTTGGCCGGATTGATTTCTCCGAGGCGGGGGATGCTGCGGCTGACACCATCTATCTGGGCATCGGTTCGCTGATGGAGGATAACGGGACCTTCCTGATCTACGATTGGCGCGCGCCTATCTCGAGCCTGTATTATGACGGGGCACCGGGACCTGCATCCTATGCGACGCCGGGCGGACAGATTACGGGCACCATGGAGCTGAAGCGCCAATTCGTTATTGACAACGGTGAGATTGAAGTCATGTTCGACACGGGCGTCACCATCGGCGATGAGCTGCTTCAGCAGGTGCTGAGCCACAGCGCCGATGACCGGATGAAATCGATCGTAGCTACTATCCAGAAGGAGCAAAACGCGGTTATCCGTAATGATAGAAGCCGGATGCTGGTTGTGCAGGGAGCTGCCGGCAGCGGCAAGACTTCTGCGGCGCTCCAGCGGGTAGCCTATCTGCTCTACAAGTACCGTGAGGTGCTTCAGGCGGATCAGATGCTGCTCTTCTCGCCTAACCCCTTGTTCAACAGCTATGTATCCACTGTGCTGCCTGAGCTGGGGGAAGAGAATATGCAGCAGACGACCTTCCAGATGTATCTGGAGCACCGGCTGGGCCAGGAATTTCAGCTGGAGGATGTGTTCAGCCAGACGGAGAGTCTGCTGAATGCCCCGGACGGAGAGGAAGCGTTCACACGCCGGGAAGGCATTGCTTATAAATCATCGGTGGCCTTCCTTAGCGCTATCCGGCAATATGTGAATCTGCTGGAGCATGAAGGCATGCTGTTCAAGCCGCTGATGTTCCAGGGGAAGGCAGTTGCCTCTAAGGAAGAGATGGAGCACCAGTTCTACAGCTATGACCCGGGCATCAAGCTGGCGAACCGGATTGAGCTGATGACGGGCTGGCTGCTCAAAAAAATTGCGGCCTTCGGCGTAGAAGAGCGGAGTGCGGCCTGGGTAGATGAGCAGATTGAGCTGATGGATAACAGCGATTATCAGCGGGCCTACAACCAGATGCGCCGCAAGGGCGGAGGGCATAACGACAGCTTCGATGATTATGATGCGGAGCGAATCCTGCTGGCCCGCTACGTGGTCAGTCAGCGACTCAAGCCGCTGCGCGGCTGGACCAAGCGCGGACGCTTCGTCGATGTGAAGGCGCTGTACAGCCGCTTATTCGAAGGTCGTGAGCTGATTGAGAGCCTGGATACCCGCCAGCCGCTGCCAGAAGCGTGGGATGAGATCTGCGCACAGACGCTGGCTGCGATTAGGAGCAATGAGCTGGCCTATGAAGATGCGACGCCGTTCCTGTATTTGAAGGAGCTTAGCCAGGGCTTCCGGACGAATACGCTGATCCGTCATGTCATTGTCGATGAGGTGCAGGATTACTCGCCGTTCCAGCTGGAATTCATGCGCCGCCTGTTTCCCCGGGCCAAAATGACCGTGCTCGGCGACCTGAACCAGGCGATCTATGCCCAAGGCGAGGTGCTGGGAGATCTGGCGGGGCTGGTGAGTATCTATGGTGAAGAGAACACTGAGGTGATCTCCTTGACCCGCAGCTACCGTTCTACGTATGAGATTGTTGAATTCACGCGGGCGATGATTCCCGGTGGCGAGAAGATCGTACCCTTTCACCGCCGGGGCGAGGAGCCACTCCTGACGCTGGTGGACAGTGAAGCGGATCTGCTCTCCTCAGTGGAGCAGGATGTGCTGAAGCTTCATGCAGAGGGTTATCATTATGTGGCCGTGATCTGCAAGACAGCGGAAGAGAGCGCACAGGTGCACCGTGAACTGGAGAAGCGGCTGCCGGTGCGGCTGGTCACGAAGGAAACACCTAATTTTCAAAAAGGGACGCTGGTGCTTCCGGCCTACCTCGCCAAGGGTGTCGAGTTCGATGCTGTAATCATCTATAACGGTTCCGCTGAGAAATACGGGCGTGAACATGAACGTAAGCTGTTCTATACCGCCTGTACCCGGGCGATGCATCTGCTTCATATCTACAGTCTGGGAGAGCCAAGCCCGTTCATGCCTGCTGCTGTGCGTGAAACGGTTACGGCTGGTACGCAGGAGAAGTGA
- a CDS encoding aromatic acid exporter family protein, which yields MAFGARILKTGMAVTLALYLSVLFNFASPVGAAIAAIFAMQPSIYRSWRYFLDQIQTSTMGAVIALLAGMLLSNEPIAVGLVCILVIMISMKMNRADTIGLTLVTVISVMEASGQWQFALTRFLLTLTGILSAFIINISVFPPQPRKQYIQQIENVFTSLSLLLRTAVSHEMKESVFRDEKNGLEGSIKALADKYALFEEEQKQLRRAKYSQTRQMVVYKNLLNSLQKGYQVLEAIDRHYFQADRTEQTDELFDRHLEQLIKYHEYILLKFEDKLKPGANDSEPLAEDNDRFLKSAINGYDPQKSGQLRLSVVAAAIYDYGYQLERLDKVADQIHRMNAEDKESVVLSEKI from the coding sequence TTGGCTTTCGGTGCCCGCATACTCAAAACAGGAATGGCCGTAACGCTTGCCCTTTATCTGTCCGTTCTATTCAACTTCGCCTCTCCTGTCGGTGCGGCTATTGCGGCAATCTTTGCCATGCAGCCGTCCATCTATAGATCATGGCGGTATTTCCTGGATCAGATCCAGACCAGCACGATGGGGGCGGTGATAGCGCTGCTTGCCGGAATGCTGCTCTCCAATGAACCGATTGCGGTTGGACTGGTATGTATCCTGGTGATTATGATCAGCATGAAAATGAACCGCGCCGATACGATCGGCCTGACGCTGGTCACAGTCATCTCTGTCATGGAGGCTTCCGGCCAGTGGCAGTTCGCATTAACCCGGTTCCTGCTGACTTTGACCGGGATTCTGTCGGCATTTATTATCAATATTTCCGTATTTCCGCCGCAGCCGCGCAAGCAGTACATCCAGCAGATTGAGAATGTGTTCACCAGCCTGTCGCTGCTGCTGCGGACGGCGGTGTCGCATGAGATGAAGGAAAGTGTGTTCCGGGATGAGAAGAATGGCCTGGAGGGCTCGATTAAAGCGCTGGCTGATAAATACGCGTTGTTTGAGGAAGAGCAGAAGCAGCTCCGCAGGGCTAAATACAGTCAGACGAGACAGATGGTAGTCTACAAAAACCTGCTGAATTCCCTGCAAAAGGGCTATCAGGTGCTTGAGGCGATTGACCGGCATTATTTCCAGGCTGACCGGACGGAGCAAACGGATGAGCTGTTCGACCGCCATCTGGAGCAGCTGATTAAGTATCATGAGTACATTCTGCTGAAATTCGAGGATAAGCTGAAGCCGGGGGCTAATGACTCCGAGCCGCTGGCGGAGGATAATGACCGCTTCCTGAAATCCGCCATTAACGGGTATGATCCGCAGAAATCCGGGCAGCTCCGTCTGTCGGTAGTGGCGGCGGCCATCTATGACTACGGCTATCAGCTGGAGCGTCTGGACAAGGTGGCCGACCAGATCCACCGCATGAACGCAGAAGACAAGGAAAGTGTTGTGCTGAGTGAGAAAATTTAG
- a CDS encoding peptidylprolyl isomerase, with protein sequence MDKKDFNENEKLENGITPEENDASVIIPAEEIQTAGTASVPQEPVQAAAEGSGRPQAPRVEESVPVMNKVGGGGTPPSSPAASGGGKGWMIASLVLAAALIVVLIVQPFKKDDSKIAVASVNGTDITKAQLYDKLVEAGGESTLQNLITTTLVGQEAKKANIKVTDADINQEIEDLKTQFGGEEALNNALQQSSMTIEDLKKQMPLQVEIRKLIEPKITITDADISKYFDENKAKYNQEEEVRASHILVKTKEEAEAIVKQLKEGGDFAALAKEKSADTGSKDKGGDLDFFKRGDMVAEFSDAAFKMKVGETSGAVKSEYGYHIIKVTDRKEAKEYTLAEKKDEIKKTLIAQKVSEMSATWLADLNKNSKITNTLTDKPDASATPAASEAPAAATEAPATK encoded by the coding sequence ATGGACAAAAAAGATTTCAATGAAAATGAAAAGCTAGAAAACGGCATTACGCCGGAAGAGAACGACGCTTCTGTGATTATTCCGGCAGAAGAAATTCAAACTGCAGGAACAGCCTCTGTACCGCAGGAACCTGTACAAGCCGCAGCTGAGGGCTCCGGCAGACCGCAAGCTCCACGAGTTGAAGAAAGCGTTCCCGTGATGAACAAAGTCGGCGGCGGAGGTACTCCTCCTTCCTCACCTGCTGCATCCGGCGGCGGTAAAGGCTGGATGATTGCATCGCTCGTACTCGCAGCAGCGCTGATCGTAGTGCTGATTGTACAGCCCTTCAAGAAAGATGACAGCAAAATTGCCGTTGCTTCCGTGAACGGAACAGACATCACCAAAGCGCAGCTATATGATAAATTGGTTGAAGCCGGCGGGGAATCCACCCTGCAAAACCTGATTACTACCACACTTGTAGGCCAGGAAGCCAAGAAGGCCAACATTAAGGTTACCGATGCTGACATTAATCAGGAAATCGAAGATCTCAAAACCCAGTTCGGCGGCGAGGAAGCGCTCAATAACGCCTTGCAGCAGAGCTCGATGACGATTGAAGATCTGAAGAAGCAAATGCCACTCCAGGTTGAGATCCGCAAGCTGATCGAACCAAAGATCACAATTACCGACGCAGATATTTCTAAATATTTTGACGAGAATAAGGCTAAATACAATCAGGAAGAGGAAGTACGCGCTTCCCACATCCTGGTGAAGACTAAGGAAGAAGCCGAAGCCATTGTTAAGCAGCTCAAAGAGGGTGGAGACTTTGCCGCATTGGCCAAGGAAAAATCCGCTGATACCGGCTCCAAGGACAAAGGCGGCGATCTTGACTTCTTCAAACGCGGAGACATGGTTGCTGAATTCTCCGATGCTGCCTTCAAGATGAAGGTTGGCGAAACCAGCGGTGCAGTGAAGTCCGAGTATGGCTACCACATTATCAAGGTCACCGACCGTAAGGAAGCCAAAGAATATACACTCGCCGAGAAGAAAGATGAGATCAAAAAGACTCTAATTGCACAAAAAGTGTCTGAGATGTCTGCTACCTGGTTGGCGGATCTGAACAAGAATTCCAAGATCACGAATACACTGACTGACAAACCGGATGCATCCGCTACTCCGGCAGCAAGTGAAGCTCCTGCTGCTGCAACGGAAGCACCTGCTACGAAATAA
- a CDS encoding nitroreductase family protein, which produces MSKTFFEAVKGRRSIYAISKESPISDEQIQKIVEEAVLHSPTSFNSQSSRAVVLLGEQHDKLWDITAETLRKIVPTEQFEGTAQKLSSFKAGYGTVLFYEDQAVVKHLQENFALYAENFPIWSNQSSGILQYVVWTAFAEEGLGASLQHYNPLIDDEVKETFGISADWKLIAQMPFGNILTPPGEKEFQPIEERVKVKK; this is translated from the coding sequence ATGTCTAAGACTTTTTTTGAAGCGGTAAAAGGTAGACGTTCCATATACGCCATCAGTAAAGAATCCCCAATCTCTGATGAACAAATCCAAAAGATTGTAGAAGAGGCTGTTCTACATAGCCCAACTTCCTTCAACTCGCAAAGCTCCAGAGCTGTAGTATTACTGGGCGAACAACATGATAAGCTGTGGGATATTACGGCAGAAACCCTGCGTAAGATCGTTCCTACTGAACAATTCGAAGGTACTGCCCAGAAGCTGTCCTCCTTCAAAGCAGGCTACGGCACTGTGCTCTTCTACGAAGATCAGGCAGTGGTGAAGCACCTGCAGGAGAACTTTGCACTGTATGCTGAGAACTTCCCGATCTGGTCCAACCAATCCTCCGGGATTCTGCAATACGTAGTATGGACTGCCTTCGCCGAAGAAGGTCTGGGAGCTTCCCTTCAGCACTATAACCCGCTGATCGACGATGAAGTGAAGGAGACCTTCGGTATTTCTGCGGACTGGAAGCTGATTGCCCAGATGCCATTCGGTAACATCCTGACTCCTCCAGGCGAGAAGGAATTCCAGCCGATTGAAGAACGCGTGAAGGTAAAGAAGTAA
- a CDS encoding lactonase family protein, producing the protein MNEKTKLLLFTGSYATAEESGIQVFAFDGEAGGTLERIDTAEGLTNPTFVNVDPSGRKLYAIGEKPNGTGGKEGEVITFAIDPETGKLSELQRIQTMPSEGKGQSTTCNINRDDKNEHLIVCSYHGGSVGLLTLDQEGLPVALTDTAQHTGHGATPGQDRPHPHSAIFSPDGRYLFVSDLGLDLIRSYRIDEEAGTFEAIGDTPLHAGAGPRHFVFHPDGKSAYVINELDSTVTSFLYDAAAGTLKTAATVSTLPEGYGADQNSCAEIAFSKDGKYLYGSNRGHDSIVQYAVNPQTAGLTLVEHVSTKGGHPRHFTVTPDGAYLIVANRDGNNLVVFSLDEGSGRLSFTGNTAELSKPVCVMPAVFPA; encoded by the coding sequence ATGAACGAGAAGACGAAGCTGCTGTTATTTACCGGTTCGTATGCCACCGCAGAAGAGAGCGGAATTCAGGTGTTCGCTTTTGACGGTGAAGCCGGGGGTACTCTGGAGCGGATAGATACCGCAGAAGGCCTGACGAATCCTACGTTTGTCAATGTGGACCCTTCCGGCCGGAAGCTGTACGCCATAGGGGAGAAGCCGAATGGAACGGGAGGCAAGGAAGGGGAGGTTATAACCTTCGCTATCGATCCTGAGACCGGCAAGCTGAGCGAATTGCAGCGGATTCAGACCATGCCTTCTGAAGGCAAAGGCCAGAGCACGACCTGTAACATTAACCGGGACGACAAGAATGAACATCTTATAGTGTGCAGCTATCACGGGGGATCGGTTGGACTCCTCACGCTGGACCAAGAAGGACTGCCGGTAGCATTGACGGATACTGCCCAGCATACCGGACATGGAGCGACACCAGGCCAGGACCGCCCGCATCCGCATTCGGCGATCTTCAGCCCCGATGGACGTTACCTGTTCGTCTCGGATCTGGGACTGGATCTGATCCGCAGCTACCGGATAGATGAAGAAGCGGGAACCTTTGAAGCGATTGGAGATACCCCGCTGCATGCCGGGGCAGGACCGCGGCATTTCGTATTTCATCCAGACGGGAAGTCCGCGTACGTCATTAATGAGCTGGACAGCACGGTCACATCATTCCTGTATGATGCTGCGGCAGGAACCCTGAAGACGGCTGCTACCGTATCCACACTGCCTGAAGGATATGGGGCCGACCAGAACAGCTGTGCAGAGATCGCATTCTCTAAGGATGGCAAATATCTGTACGGCTCGAACCGCGGACATGACAGCATCGTTCAGTATGCTGTGAATCCGCAGACGGCCGGGCTGACCCTGGTAGAGCATGTATCCACCAAAGGCGGACATCCCCGTCACTTCACGGTTACACCGGATGGAGCTTATCTGATTGTGGCCAACCGGGATGGCAATAATCTGGTCGTCTTCTCCCTGGACGAAGGCAGCGGCCGCCTGAGCTTCACCGGCAATACAGCCGAGCTGTCGAAGCCGGTATGCGTGATGCCGGCGGTCTTCCCCGCATAG
- a CDS encoding LytTR family transcriptional regulator DNA-binding domain-containing protein codes for MSSLLEARNVYEDFEVETDILFFKVGDHDLVIFHGRNYNIKKRMTAEQLNRLLSSNSYYHVYGSCYVNLNKISSIEDDCIYFGEMGLYAKSVRVPRRKQENIRHLLKGLGS; via the coding sequence ATGAGCAGCCTGCTGGAAGCCAGAAATGTATATGAGGACTTCGAGGTGGAGACAGACATTCTGTTCTTTAAGGTCGGGGACCATGACCTGGTCATTTTTCACGGCAGAAACTACAATATTAAAAAGAGAATGACTGCCGAGCAACTAAACCGCTTATTGTCGAGCAACAGCTATTATCACGTGTACGGGAGCTGCTACGTGAACCTGAACAAGATCAGTTCCATCGAGGACGACTGCATCTACTTCGGTGAAATGGGCCTCTATGCCAAGTCTGTACGTGTTCCCAGACGTAAGCAGGAGAACATCCGTCATCTGCTTAAAGGACTGGGCTCCTAG